The DNA region GTCATCCGTCAGTATAGTGCGTTAGAAAGCTTTCAGGCATTGAATCTCTCCAATTATGAAAAAGGCGTGGAAGTTTTTGGAAAGCAGGTGAATCATTTTGCTAAAGAAGATTACATTTATTTCAAACCTTTTAATATTTTGAAAAAAGTGTTTGCAGATGGACATGAAGAAATTCCAAATGATAACTCGACCTATAAATTGGTGAATGCCGATGAGATGAAAGCGTTTCATATAGATTCTATGGAATCATTGGAAAGGATTGCAAATGAGTTATACACTTGGTTTGAAACTTTAACGGACCATATGGAAGAAGGTATTGTTATCAAACCTTTGAAAGCATTCGTTGCAAACTTACCTCCAGCCTTGAAAGTGAGGAACAACAACTATTTGACTATGATTTATGGTATTGATTTCATGGATAATTTATCCAAGCAAATCAACAAACGAAATATTAAAGGCAAATTGGCCTGCTCAAAAAATGATTGGGCTATCAACTATAAATTGTTATCAGTGCCACACAATGACATTCAAAAAGAGAATTATTATTATAAAAATCTAATGTTAGATCGGATTTTAGAAGAAGAAACAGAAAGCGCATTAGACCCAACTTTATAATAGAAAAATGTATTTAAAATGAGAAACAAAAATCCACAACTATTAATATTAATCGGTGCACCTGGGAGTGGAAAATCCACTTTTGCGAAATATCATATCCGCACCAATCTCAATTGGGTAAGGGTTTGTAGAGATGATATGCGTTTAATGCAATTTTCACAATCCTTTCTTTCTGATGAAATGGAAGGATTGATTACCGATATGATTTATGCATCTACCGAGCAATTGCTAACAAAAAAAGTAAATGTAATCACTGATGCCACACATACAAAAGCAGATTTTTTGAATCAATACATTCATAGATTTGGACATTTGGCGGATATATCTTTCAAATTATTTGAAACGGACAAAAAAGAGTTGGCTTTACGCTGTACGCAAAGAGAAAAAGAAACGGGTAAATTTATTCCAGAAAAAGCCATCAATCATCATGTAAATGCATTGGAAGAATTGAAAAAGGAATTTGATTTTTCAACGCGTCCTCGTGCAAAATTCATCAATGAAATACGTCTTCAAGATGCATCTTTGCCAAAGGCCATCATTTGTGATTTGGATGGAACGCTTGCTTTGATGGACGATAGAAATCCTTTTGACGCAAGCAATTGTGAGCAAGATAGACTAAATGAAGCAGTAGCAGTGAGTTTGAATGCTTACGTAAAAGATGGATTTAAAATTTTGCTAGTGTCGGGCAGAGAAGATAAATACAAGCCACAAACAGAGAATTTTTTAAAAAAATACCAGATCCTTTACGATGGATTGTGGATGCGACCCGAAGGCAATTACCAAAAAGATAGTATTATCAAAAAGCGCATTTTCGAAACCGAAATTCAAGATAAATATTACGTTTCGCTCGTTTTGGATGATCGTGACCAAGTGGTAGAAATGTGGCGCAATGATTTAAAGTTACCTTGCTTTCAAGTTTTTTACGGCGCATTTTAAGACGAGGGTTCAAATTCAATTAAGTGCTTGCGGATATTTAGAAAATAGCAAAATGATAAATCATTATGTTAACTAAATGTTAAAACGTTCTATTTTCATTTGATTATTTTAAATTTTTAAATTGCCGCGATTGTTTCAATTTTGTCTAAATCTCCCTTTAAACAATTGATTAATAGTTTGAAAATATAATTTTTATATTTAAAAGCGAGTTTGTGTTCATATCAATAAATAATGTATTTCTTATCAGAGTGTACATATTATTTCTTTGTTAACTATATTTGGCGTCGAATTTCAAATTATTTTAAATTTAAGAAATAGATGAATCACAAGAATACAAAGATCAAAGTAGCGATTGTGGGATTGGGTAATTGTGCGAGTTCTTTGATACAAGGTGTGGAATACTATACCAAACATCCAGAAAAAAAATCTGGTTTGATGGCCGATAATATCGGTGGATTTACTGCAGAAAACATTGAATTTGAATGCGGATTTGATATTGATGCAAGAAAAATAGGTAAAACATTTAAAGAAGCAATGTTTGCAAAACCTAACTGTACGATTATCTTAAATGATGATATTTCTACAGAGGCTCCTGTATATCCAGCGCCTGTTTTGGATGGTGTTTCTCCTTTGATGATGGCTTATCCAGAGGATCAAAGATTTGTGATTCAAAAAGATTTGATTAATACAGATACTTTGGATAAAGATGCAAAATTTAACCAAAATTTGGTCGATGAACATCGAACTGATATCATTGAAAAATTGAAAAAACATGATGTAGAAGTTTTGATTAACTATCTACCTGTTGGTTCTCAAAAAGCAACTGAATTCTGGGCAGAGATTTGTATCGAGTTAGGCATTTCGTTTGTAAACTGTATTCCGGTATTTATTGCGTCTGATCCAGTATGGGAAGCAAAATTTATCAATGCAGGTATTCCTTTGATAGGCGATGATATGAGAAGCCAATTTGGTGCGAGTATCTTATCTCAAATGTTGCAAGAATTAGCATTCGAACGTGGTCATCATGTAAAAGCACATATCCAAAGGAATGTTGGTGGTAACACAGACTTTTTGAATATGGAAGATAAAAATCGTTTAAAATCCAAGAAAATTTCGAAAGAAAATGTTATCCGTGCACAAAATGATATCAGAGGTATCTCTACAGAAGATAGTTTCTTACATGCGGGGCCTTCAGAATATATAGCTTTCTACGGTGATAATAAAGTAGCTAATTTCCGTTTGGAATTAGAAGGTTTCATGGGCGCTCCAGTAATTTTAGATGCACAACTTTCTGTACAAGATTCTCCTAACTCTGCGGGAGTGGTGATTGATGCGATTCGTTACGTATATGTTGCGAGAGAGATGGGACTGGTTGGTGCATTGAGAGGTCCATCAGCAGCTACGCAAAAAACGCCACCAGAACAAATGATGTTCAGTCATGCAATTGAAGAATGTCATGCTTTGGCAAAACGTGAGTTGACGGCAACGACATCAAAACAATTAAAAAAGAAAGAGCCTGTAGCTTAATCTTTTTAGGTAAATATTTTAAAAAGCTTCTCTTCGGAGGAGCTTTTCTGTTTTTTATACGATTGTCATGTGAGTGTCTTTTCTTATATGTTTTTCCGCATTTCGTAAATAGGTGTCGAACTATAATGTTTTCTTTTGCGATTCATTAAAATATTCTTAACAAATAATGAAAAGACAATTCACTTTACTTCTAATTTTTAGTTTTCTAATAGGATTAAATTTTGCTTTCGCACAGACAGGAAAAAATACGATTGAAGGTGTGGTTCGCACTTCCGATGGTAAAAATGCGCAAGATGTAAAAGTTACCATTGATGGTACAGAAATAGAAAAAATAACGAACGAAAAAGGTCATTTTACTATCGATGGTCTTGCAGATGGTCGTTATAATATTATTATCAGTGCACCTGGCTCAATTGACATTACTAAAACAA from Rhizosphaericola mali includes:
- a CDS encoding DNA ligase-like domain-containing protein produces the protein MRTKDKSVELRKIKARINWMCEHKINAFSPTISPAPKSVARGEIESIFGGLRYFYERGVQDIVVQKKYMGSYCDIYLHKELDDTYFVSRNGYKIEHINLTEAKMACEELHNRFDWNDLDVVIIQAELMPWNILGKGLIEAEYEGYFEAHETRLNYLKTSGLYEKIQQVKMDIPFQNYLTDKSEMSNGALKKKYPAHVIRQYSALESFQALNLSNYEKGVEVFGKQVNHFAKEDYIYFKPFNILKKVFADGHEEIPNDNSTYKLVNADEMKAFHIDSMESLERIANELYTWFETLTDHMEEGIVIKPLKAFVANLPPALKVRNNNYLTMIYGIDFMDNLSKQINKRNIKGKLACSKNDWAINYKLLSVPHNDIQKENYYYKNLMLDRILEEETESALDPTL
- a CDS encoding phosphatase domain-containing protein; protein product: MRNKNPQLLILIGAPGSGKSTFAKYHIRTNLNWVRVCRDDMRLMQFSQSFLSDEMEGLITDMIYASTEQLLTKKVNVITDATHTKADFLNQYIHRFGHLADISFKLFETDKKELALRCTQREKETGKFIPEKAINHHVNALEELKKEFDFSTRPRAKFINEIRLQDASLPKAIICDLDGTLALMDDRNPFDASNCEQDRLNEAVAVSLNAYVKDGFKILLVSGREDKYKPQTENFLKKYQILYDGLWMRPEGNYQKDSIIKKRIFETEIQDKYYVSLVLDDRDQVVEMWRNDLKLPCFQVFYGAF
- a CDS encoding inositol-3-phosphate synthase, coding for MNHKNTKIKVAIVGLGNCASSLIQGVEYYTKHPEKKSGLMADNIGGFTAENIEFECGFDIDARKIGKTFKEAMFAKPNCTIILNDDISTEAPVYPAPVLDGVSPLMMAYPEDQRFVIQKDLINTDTLDKDAKFNQNLVDEHRTDIIEKLKKHDVEVLINYLPVGSQKATEFWAEICIELGISFVNCIPVFIASDPVWEAKFINAGIPLIGDDMRSQFGASILSQMLQELAFERGHHVKAHIQRNVGGNTDFLNMEDKNRLKSKKISKENVIRAQNDIRGISTEDSFLHAGPSEYIAFYGDNKVANFRLELEGFMGAPVILDAQLSVQDSPNSAGVVIDAIRYVYVAREMGLVGALRGPSAATQKTPPEQMMFSHAIEECHALAKRELTATTSKQLKKKEPVA